Genomic window (Maylandia zebra isolate NMK-2024a linkage group LG11, Mzebra_GT3a, whole genome shotgun sequence):
TGAGCATCATCAGTGAGTCACACATACCTCTGTGACTTCCTCACAAGTATTGATCTCCTCATGACAGCTCACCTGCACCTCTAGAATTCATAAAACACAAATACCTTAAGATTGTTTTAGTTCAGCTTGAGTTATTATTATCATATTTAGTCAAGACTACTAACAGAGTCTAGCAATAATATTTATTCTACATCTTTCAGTTTAAGATTTTTCAGTTTATTAACTGAGACATCCTGAAAATAAGTTTAACAAAATAAGATGGGAGACTTTCAGTTATTGCTTTGTTTTAGACTGTTTTATGTTTACAGATTTTTACCAGTGTTCTCCAGGATTGTGTTCTCCTTTTGAGCCTCCTCCACACATTTAGGGTCTTCACTCTATGGGGTTACAACAGCTTTACTGAACATCATGACTGGAAAATGTCAAAACTTACCACAATGACAAAATGCTGACACTGACTCACCGGTTTTTGCATCATTTAGGTACTTCCCACTTTGTATGTTAGTAGTGAAGCTACTACTTCAGTGCATTGGACAATGATCTCAAGAACATACTTCAttctaacataaaatgaataTGTAGAGCACATTTTCGAggaaaaaaagcaggaaaattTGTAAAATCTGCTATAAAAACGCCAACGAGTTATACACATCATGTTGATTTACCAGggttatgtaaataaaacacatttagcaATGCTTTTTTGGCCATTGTAAAGACTATTGTGTCTAAAATGATAATGTGCTATTACGCAGGATAAATAATACTGTAAACAACATAAATCACTTAATGGGCTAAAAAAACCAAGTATTTGTCCACTGACCTGGGTGATGGCATCTTCTTCATCTATCTTCAAGACCCACTTTTCCTCCACCTGAATAATTAAAGAATATGCCTTATTGAGCTCTCAGAAGGGCTAATATGAAAAAGCTGCACATTTAACATAAACCtcatgaaaaagaaagacaaaaacctTTATATGCATTTTAATGTCTTTTATCACTTTCTATCCCTTTATCTTACAGTTCTCTCAATTAACCTGCTCTAGCCTGTGTCTTTCTGTTGCCATGTCAAACTTTAAGGTATGGTAGGGGCTGACCACCTCCCCCATGGTCAGTTTGACAGGTTCCTGTTCAAACTCCATAGTGTCACAGTCAGCCTCCCTAAAGCCGGGTGGTTGGTATGCCTGAGGAGtaactggaaaataaaaaagcaaacacagagtGAAGCAACAGTGAAAGGGAAAATCAGCAGCTTTTTCAAATACGCAGACCAGCCTGTTTTGAACCAAtgaccatgccacattcaaagtcaggGCAGGCAGTTCTTCCAAGTCACATTGTTATTGCCCATATGAGTGTTACAGTCTCTCTGCGAAACAATGAAGTTTCTGGATGGAGCACTCTCCAGCACCCCATCCAGTGACTCCAAGAGGACTGGGTACTCTCAACTGCTGTCTGGCGCATGGGCTGGGTTTCTCACTATGTTATTGTGTGATTAGATACTTGCATTAGCTGAATAGATATATAATGTGTGAGTATGTGTAGAAACTTAGtggcagtaaaaaaaacaaaaaagttaatGAACTGTTGTTAATATGTTAATATTCACTTGGACACCATTTGAGGAAAATATGCAAATCGTAACAACACACTGaaaaattttctgtttttcctgcgTATGAATCATCTAAACCCAGACCTTCATCTCTTTTTGTCTACTtttcaaaaaacagaaaagcacatCACCATTGTTGAATAACTGCCAAAAAAGATCAAAGCTGGGGCACGTATGAGACATCAAGCAGCACCACCTAAAACACTGGATTTAAGAGTCTTTATTGTGATTGGTAtaatgaattaataaaaaaataataataaaaatgttcaaaGCCTTAAAAAAATGTGGGTTCTATATAATTAATGCTAATCATTAATTTTGATGTGAGTGTTACCATCGTCATAGTAAGCCAGCTTCATGTTGAGGTAGACATTTTCTGGCAGAGGGCCCAGGTACTGCATCACAGTGTAGAGCTTCCTCACCAGCAGGATGATGGCTTTCCTGGTGTTTCCACATGACATTGATGAGACTTTGATGTTGTTATTGCTGATCAAGAAAGTCAAGCAAGAAGAAAAATGAGCATAAAAGGGCCCGCTActtcagctgctctgccagACAATCATTACACTGGCAGGTAAAGGGTATATAGTTTCTTGGGGTGGTCTAACATAAGCCAGTCACTCTGAAGTCACATTTCAAAGATGATGCAGTTGGAGAGATGTTAAGAGCTCCACCCTTTAATTCAGTTGTAGCCCAGTGCTGATACAATGATATAGTAATCATTCTTTCAAGGCTTCGATTTATTGACACAATAACAGACATATCACCTTGGGTTTAAGTTTTACTCATACATAAAACTCTTTAAGCTCCTCACTTCTTTTCTCCAACTTTCAAGCAACTTCTGGCCCGAAGAAAGACAGGCAAATTCAAAGATTGACTAGGTAACAATTAAAACAGAAACTCAAGCTAATTTCTCATATGTGAGTGTAATCTGTAAGCATAAACACACCCCACCTTTCAAAATCCATGTGTGCCCCTGCTGCAGAGTACTGGATCCTAAAGTGGTAAAACTCGGTCACTTTCTGAAAAAGACGACATGCCAGATGTTATAGGTAATCACTATGGAGACAGTAAACGGAAAATGGACCACTTCTTATATatcacttttctactctactcaaagtgcctcattcacccaataATACAAGAACTTTTTTCTACAACCAGTTTCTTTCCATCTAAcggtcacacacattcataccccAATGAACACATGGGACAGCAACCttgggttcagtatcttgcccataGATacttaggcatgcagactgtaGACTGGAGCAGCCTTCAAATTGTTAAACAGTGAATATTGCAAAAAGATAACCTGATATTTACCTGTGGGTTCTCTGGGTCGGTATAAATCTAAAAAATAAGGCCAAATGGACAAACATCAGTACCGCATAGAATATAAGACTAAATTATCTAAAACATTACAGCTCTTCCGACATTTAGTTGCTCATGTGTTAGATACACTCGCTTTTCCAGGCTGACCCTAACTGGTTTTAATACAAAGAGTCATTATTCAAGAACACACATTCAAGTATTAGCAAAATACTCACAGATATAATGACTGTCCGAAGCTGgtgaggaagaaaaaacaacattttgacTGCATTAGTTGCTCTGATACAAAAAAAAGTGGAAattacaatttatttttttaaatctccccTAACGTATGTGTACATTACAAATCTTCTGACTGATAAAGGTCAAATGTGACTTACGTATTTCTTTTCGATGGCATCAAAACATCCTTGCATCCTGgtggaaattaaaaacaattatgATCcatagaaaaaataataattaaaattaagcacaaaaaatgaaacaagaaCAAGGAGCCActgaaattatttcatgattaaCAAACTGGCATTAATTTAATTGTAatgtaaatttaaaagaaatttaaaaaaaactaatttcttcaacAACCTGTCCCTTAtttacactgttacacacttGAAACTGTTGCGTGTAACATAACAATATACTTCTCATCTCATTTTCCATGACCCTAAGAGCTAGAACGTTTTATTTATGAAGCATAATTGTCTGTTGCACTAATTAGATTATATTTGTTCACTGCATGTAAATATCTTCTTGATGAAAACAGATCAAGAATATCATTTCAACTTCCCCAAGTTCAATCAAGTTCAATTTTTGACCAACCACAAAAGATATGATGGTCTTATTTTTACCTTGTAGGTCTGTTTGTCTACCTATGGTAAAACATAGTTCTGGTGACACCTACTAAAACGAGAACTATCATAAAGTACCTCTGTAGGGGTTTGTCTATGAACAGATTTTGTCAAAGGGATAACACTGGAAGACAAAATCAAAACTGGTACATCACAATGGAGCAGTTGATATGACTCCACAAGATGGTGTCTATTTGGCTTTAGTGACCCTAATAAACGGCTCTTGCTAGCAAATGTCAAGCTGCTGTAATTTACCACTGAAGAATCTGAGTGGCACCAGGACAGCTGTGCTCCTCTCTGAGGATCATCACTTGCTGATctaaaaagaagaaatagaaCGCGTGAATGTTCTATGGAACTTTTTCCAGGTAAGTGAACTTGAAAGCTAATAGGATGTACAGTCAAATTAGGTTCATATGTAATCTAACCTTCCACATATTTTTTCCCATAGGCTTTCCCCGGGAAAATGCCCCTGAGGTATGTGATGCCAGATACTGCAATGGCCAGAAGCTTCTTCATAACAACCAATGACTGCTGCTCCGAGGCAATCTGATTAGGAAACAGCTGAGTGCTCTGTATGAGTGAAACAAATTAATCAGACTCAGCACTGCTTAGTCATGACAGGTAACACAATTATTAGAAATCCTGCCCTCCAACAGCTGCGTTTCAGCTATAGCACCTTATTTaatacatacacaaacagaatttttctaatctttgtgGACCTCAATATTAGTGCCACAATTTgtttctgtgtaagtctgttgatatttggaaaaaaaagcactgatgTTATTTCACCCATGATGCAACTTAAATAATTACTTATGAAACATGCATGACAAACAATACTTTTATCACAAACCAAGTGACTCTACTGTTAGTATATCTCATATCTCAGCATAGTGTGCCGTGTGTTCTTACAATGAAATCTTAGAAAACTGGAAAAGTGATGGACAAAGGTGGCAAGCCTtaaaaactatctacagcagtTTTATTGGCTTTCAGTATCTGTACCATGTCCTTCAAAAGTCTTAAGTCTCATTATAAATAGTCTCACTAGAATAGTGGCTTTTAAGAAGCCATTCTTACGGACTGAAATAgcaagaaaaggctgaggtatgccacaTTACAAAAGAATTGGACTGAAGATTATTGACAACAGttcaaatgaaataattaatccaaatatgaaaatgttgttGCAAATCAACATTAATATGTacagaggtcaggagagaggtacagcactgagtgtctacagccatctgtaaaacacagtggaggctctgttaTGGATTGGGGTCAGTGATACTGGATAGCTTGTCAAAAGTGTAATTATGAATGCAAAAAAGTAACATTAgatttgatccaccatgcagtagcagctggaaagcatctgattgacaacagcttcatttttctgagaatcctcagaaaaatggacctgaagaaggagctgctgaccgtcttctaccgctgctccattgaaagtgtgctgacatattgcatcgtTGTATGGTTCTCCAGCtacaccacagcacacagactcaaggacagcttttacaagaGGGCAATAGCCCTAATCAATGCAAATAGCTGACCTGATTGgctacctccctggacttttttgggggggaggtaACAAcggtaaaaacaataacaataacaataataatatttatatttataacaagttgcaataataacagtgtgcagtACACatacacttcttcttcttttttattactaagttaatatactgtgttgtgtttctgttgcgttgtgatgtgtcatatcgtgttgtgttatatgtagtgccgacgtaggacagttttccaatttcattgtactactgtactatgtatgactgtgcaatgacaataacgagttatcttatcttatctttcagCATAACaataatcccaaacacactgctacTGCAGTAAAACCATACATGAATGAATcacttcttgaaggacattcaaagctctgctttggatgttggcttccTTTTGTTCCATTCCCACTAAAGGTGATTCCACATTATTTCAATAATGTTGACGCCTTGGCTCTTGCACTAATAGTGATCCATTGTTAATACAAAAACTACTTTTTACAAAACTAAAAACTGCCgttggaaaaaaaggaaactgcCTGCTAGCTAAGCAACTTAGTGTTTGCAGGATTACATCACAATAAAATCATATGAGTAATGTATTTTACCTGTGATGTTCTCACTTGCTGTGCACACGCCATACCTTTGgtgaaaaataacaacaaaatttaaaataaaaaaaaaaagcaaagcaaagagaGAAAATTTGAGGACAGATAGGAGTCTACTCAGAAAACTGTACTTACTGTAAATCGCAACTAGCTAGCTGACCTTCTAGTTTCTAGCTGATGTAGCCCTCTACTTGTCTCTAGCACACTACTTTGACCTACCGTGAAGTTATTCTATAGATTATGCTCTTGTGTGGCTACATGGGAACAATAACCAGAAACACACGGTACAGTCGTTCTGGGGAACTAGGAAATAAAAGCTAACCTTTTGGTGTTAGCTATTATAAAGGTTCCCGCTAAATGTTTAACGGGCAGCAACCTGTAGAAATCAATGGCAGCAACAGGTTCACCACCAGGGAGCCAATCACAGAGTAGGGagataaaaactaaaaacaaagagGGCTTCAGAGCCTTTTGTCTAccgctttttgttttgtttttttattgttataattTTGATTTGATATGTCAAACGTTAACTGAAAACTAACGTTTTACCCCAAATATGTTTTTTGTGGTGATTTGTGTTGATGCAGCGCGGCCCCCGCATCGCCTCCGTCTTCACTTTGTAATTTCATTGGCCAACCGGTTGTCAATCACAGCCGGGACACATTCAACGTAATCTTATTGGCTTCGTGTGGGATATTACTCCACTTCTATTGGTTACTGTATTTGTTAGTTACAAGGGAAACGCCGGCCCTAACGGTGATGTCATATGTCGTTACGCCATTTTTGTTGGAGAGCAGTCGTGTTCAGAAAAGCAGGATTAGATCCAGTACAGGTACACAAAACGGTACCTTGAATAATCATCTCTTTGAGTTGGTCCAGCAACCGACGAGACACCTGCGTGTCCTCCACACTCACAAAATGTCGTCAGAAAACCTGGACTCGGATACTCAGGTGGACTACGAGGACGAAAAACAGGTGGGTTTCTGCCTGCTATCTTGATGTTGTTAGCTAACCTCAGAGCATGCTAACTAAGCAGTGGCTAGCATCAGTTAGCATAAGTGTTTGCAGTAAGCTTAGCGCTGCACCAATGCACCGGGGAAGACCTGGAAGATGCGTACAGCCGATATGAGCTGCTCTGTATAATGGAAGTGGTTTAGTTGTAGCTGCCATAGCATAGAAGCACCTTGCTTGTGTGTCACTTTGTTTTGTCCCTTGCTTGGTGTCATTGGCTGGCGAGTCCACAGCAGCTCAGGCCTCATTGGTCTGTACCCGAGGGGGGGTTTACACACTAAATGTGTGGCCTGCGGTCTCCAGATAAAGGCATGACTGGGTAATTTCACTCAGTGCACACTGAGTAAGTAAAGATAACTGCGCTAAAGTCGAATAGAAAACTGTCTTTCCTGAATGGCTAGCAGTTTCTGGATTCCTGGTGGTCTTGCACTGACTGTGACAACCAGCTGCAGTGCTTCCGCATTTCCATACTATGCCATAAGCACAGCAGCGATGCCATGTAGTCCATTATTAGGATCGAGGGTTTGCCAAACATTCTTATGTCAGTATCTGTTAGATTAGTGTTGACACTCGTTAAGTTTATTTACACTGTACCAACAGTGGGGCAGAAATAACAAGATAAACACCCGTGGTGGATGCTAACATTAATGTCAGTATC
Coding sequences:
- the LOC101486717 gene encoding HORMA domain-containing protein 1 isoform X4, whose protein sequence is MACAQQVRTSQSTQLFPNQIASEQQSLVVMKKLLAIAVSGITYLRGIFPGKAYGKKYVEDQQVMILREEHSCPGATQILQWMQGCFDAIEKKYLRTVIISIYTDPENPQKVTEFYHFRIQYSAAGAHMDFESNNNIKVSSMSCGNTRKAIILLVRKLYTVMQYLGPLPENVYLNMKLAYYDDVTPQAYQPPGFREADCDTMEFEQEPVKLTMGEVVSPYHTLKFDMATERHRLEQVEEKWVLKIDEEDAITQSEDPKCVEEAQKENTILENTEVQVSCHEEINTCEEVTEMDTLVKKTSYMEVGTKRTRSGRIIKPTMASQFPTSQETPSTDLPTKKRTKARLLPRNPAEHQRDKQSADAQARIKSQLELLMLLQSRFPGV
- the LOC101486717 gene encoding HORMA domain-containing protein 1 isoform X2 produces the protein MACAQQVRTSQSTQLFPNQIASEQQSLVVMKKLLAIAVSGITYLRGIFPGKAYGKKYVEDQQVMILREEHSCPGATQILQWMQGCFDAIEKKYLRTVIISIYTDPENPQKVTEFYHFRIQYSAAGAHMDFESNNNIKVSSMSCGNTRKAIILLVRKLYTVMQYLGPLPENVYLNMKLAYYDDVTPQAYQPPGFREADCDTMEFEQEPVKLTMGEVVSPYHTLKFDMATERHRLEQVEEKWVLKIDEEDAITQSEDPKCVEEAQKENTILENTEVQVSCHEEINTCEEVTEMDTLVKKTSYMEVGTKRTRSGRIIKPTMASQFPTSQETPSTDLPTKKPCKRKEQEQNKLERNQGPKRTRLVFTDLQRRTLLAIFRENHRPTKELQVTIAQQLGLELSTVSNFFMNARRRNLNKWADEGRPSSTGSSGSSISSSAVSCSTA
- the LOC101486717 gene encoding HORMA domain-containing protein 1 isoform X3; translation: MACAQQVRTSQSTQLFPNQIASEQQSLVVMKKLLAIAVSGITYLRGIFPGKAYGKKYVEDQQVMILREEHSCPGATQILQWMQGCFDAIEKKYLRTVIISIYTDPENPQKVTEFYHFRIQYSAAGAHMDFERKAIILLVRKLYTVMQYLGPLPENVYLNMKLAYYDDVTPQAYQPPGFREADCDTMEFEQEPVKLTMGEVVSPYHTLKFDMATERHRLEQVEEKWVLKIDEEDAITQSEDPKCVEEAQKENTILENTEVQVSCHEEINTCEEVTEMDTLVKKTSYMEVGTKRTRSGRIIKPTMASQFPTSQETPSTDLPTKKPCKRKEQEQNKLERNQGPKRTRLVFTDLQRRTLLAIFRENHRPTKELQVTIAQQLGLELSTVSNFFMNARRRNLNKWADEGRPSSTGSSGSSISSSAVSCSTA
- the LOC101486717 gene encoding HORMA domain-containing protein 1 isoform X5 encodes the protein MACAQQVRTSQSTQLFPNQIASEQQSLVVMKKLLAIAVSGITYLRGIFPGKAYGKKYVEDQQVMILREEHSCPGATQILQWMQGCFDAIEKKYLRTVIISIYTDPENPQKVTEFYHFRIQYSAAGAHMDFESNNNIKVSSMSCGNTRKAIILLVRKLYTVMQYLGPLPENVYLNMKLAYYDDVTPQAYQPPGFREADCDTMEFEQEPVKLTMGEVVSPYHTLKFDMATERHRLEQVEEKWVLKIDEEDAITQSEDPKCVEEAQKENTILENTEVQVSCHEEINTCEEVTEMDTLVKKTSYMEVGTKRTRSGRIIKPTMASQFPTSQETPSTDLPTKKLNVTPRGAADQLCESAGCSLTESERCTGRTRVADAL
- the LOC101486717 gene encoding HORMA domain-containing protein 1 isoform X8, whose protein sequence is MACAQQVRTSQSTQLFPNQIASEQQSLVVMKKLLAIAVSGITYLRGIFPGKAYGKKYVEDQQVMILREEHSCPGATQILQWMQGCFDAIEKKYLRTVIISIYTDPENPQKVTEFYHFRIQYSAAGAHMDFESNNNIKVSSMSCGNTRKAIILLVRKLYTVMQYLGPLPENVYLNMKLAYYDDVTPQAYQPPGFREADCDTMEFEQEPVKLTMGEVVSPYHTLKFDMATERHRLEQVEEKWVLKIDEEDAITQSEDPKCVEEAQKENTILENTEVQVSCHEEINTCEEVTEMDTLVKKTSYMEVGTKRTRSGRIIKPTMASQFPTSQETPSTDLPTKKRV
- the LOC101486717 gene encoding HORMA domain-containing protein 1 isoform X7 — protein: MACAQQVRTSQSTQLFPNQIASEQQSLVVMKKLLAIAVSGITYLRGIFPGKAYGKKYVEDQQVMILREEHSCPGATQILQWMQGCFDAIEKKYLRTVIISIYTDPENPQKVTEFYHFRIQYSAAGAHMDFESNNNIKVSSMSCGNTRKAIILLVRKLYTVMQYLGPLPENVYLNMKLAYYDDVTPQAYQPPGFREADCDTMEFEQEPVKLTMGEVVSPYHTLKFDMATERHRLEQVEEKWVLKIDEEDAITQSEDPKCVEEAQKENTILENTEVQVSCHEEINTCEEVTEMDTLVKKTSYMEVGTKRTRSGRIIKPTMASQFPTSQETPSTDLPTKKHQYCRKPL
- the LOC101486717 gene encoding HORMA domain-containing protein 1 isoform X6 translates to MACAQQVRTSQSTQLFPNQIASEQQSLVVMKKLLAIAVSGITYLRGIFPGKAYGKKYVEDQQVMILREEHSCPGATQILQWMQGCFDAIEKKYLRTVIISIYTDPENPQKVTEFYHFRIQYSAAGAHMDFESNNNIKVSSMSCGNTRKAIILLVRKLYTVMQYLGPLPENVYLNMKLAYYDDVTPQAYQPPGFREADCDTMEFEQEPVKLTMGEVVSPYHTLKFDMATERHRLEQVEEKWVLKIDEEDAITQSEDPKCVEEAQKENTILENTEVQVSCHEEINTCEEVTEMDTLVKKTSYMEVGTKRTRSGRIIKPTMASQFPTSQETPSTDLPTKKQRGTFADRLP